The Polynucleobacter sp. VK25 genome segment AACTTATTAGGATTACCGAATCCGGCGCGTTCCAAGACATAGCCAAAAGCACCACCCAATAGAAGCCCAGAGAGAATTTCACTCATCTTATTTCACCTCTTTCAAGAAGCGGCTTGTCAATAAACCTACCGCAAAGAATGTTCCTAGGAAAGTAAAACCGGCCAAACTCAGAACTGCCGCACCAGATAAACCAAGGCCGCTAGTACAGCCAGCTGCAATCCTTGCACCAAAACCTGCAAGCACGCCACCAAAAAGAGCTGTCCATGGACGCTTAGATCCACCTAAAAACTTTGCTCCATCCATCTTGAATTGAATTCTGTGCGCAAAAAATGCAGAAGTAAGCGCTCCAAGAGCTACGCCAATCACTTGCCAAGTAATCCATGCATTTAATGGCTTGCCCTCCTCAACCATCCCACCTAGGTAGTCATTTGCATTGGTTGCTACAGGTGCAACGTACATTCCAACCCAAGCTGTTAAGCGAGTAGTAAATCCTGTAGCACCAAGCCCATGGCCAGTGACAACAAAAGTTGCCAAAAGAACCATTCCGAGAAGAATTCCCGCTACAAGTGGCTTCATATACGGCGCCGGTTTAACCTGCTCTACTTTTTTAGTCATCTTGCTTGACCTTATTTAATTAATTAATAATATATATTTATATATATTATTGAATATGCAGTCAAAGTCAAGTAAATCTAGAAATAACCAACTAGATTTTGATCTAAATCAAACTAGCTAACTTTTAGAGATGCATACATACGTATTTACGCATGTATGCATGGAGTTGAATAGCCGGCTATTTAGGCTATCGAGGCTTAAATCATCAAAAATCTATAAGTAAGACCGCACTCCGAATGAGGGGCTAGACTCCATTAACGGGGATCTTTAGATAGGAAACTCCATTTGATTCTTTTGGAGGAAATACACCTGCTCGAATATTGACTTGTATTGCCGGAAGAATAAGGACCGGCATTTCCAAAGTCACATCACGTTTTGTACGCATCTCAATAAACTGCTCCTCAGAAATTCCATCATGCATATGAATGTTGGATTTTTTTTCTTCCGCAACGGTAGTTTCGAATTGTACTGGGCGACCATTAGGAGGATAGTCATGACACATAAATAAACGTGTCTGCGGGGGATAACTCAAAAGCTTTTTCATGGATTGATACAAGACATGGGCATCGCCACCCGGGAAATCACAGCGAGCAGTACCAACATCAGGCATAAACATCGTATCACCAACGAAAATAGCGTCGCCAACCTGATATGCCATACATGCAGGTGTATGTCCCGGAACAAATAACGCCTTTAAACTTAGATTGCCAAAATGAATCTCTTCGTCATCCTTTAGCAAATGGTCAAATTGTGATCCATCGGTCACAAATGAATGTTCCAAATTAAATATATCTTTGAAGACACCCTGCACTATTGAAATATGATCGCCTATTGCTACCCTACCCCCTAATTTAGACTTCAAATATGGAGCAGCAGTAACGTGGTCAGCGTGTGCATGGGTTTCTAAAATCCATTCGGTCTTGAGGTTGTTCTTTTTGATGAACTCAATAACCTCGTCGGCCATTTTGGTATGTGTACGCCCTGATTTTGGGTCATAGCCCAAAACCGAATCAATGATGATGCAAGCAGAACCTGGTTTTTCATAAACAACATAAGTCACAGTCCAGGTATCTTTATCAAAAAAGCCTTTTACAACAGGGTTCATCTCTATCTCGCCTAAGTGAAATTTCTAGGTGCAATTATTTAATAATGCTGGTAAAAATATGATAATAACTAATCATTATATACATATTACTTTAAGTAATATAAGCAGTATCCCTTTATAACCATTGGCTAAGGAAGTACGCAAAGATGAGTAATCAACATCAAAATACAGAATATGACGTGTTAATTGCAGGTGGTGGTGCGGCAGGCTTGGGTCTGGCTGCAAGCCTAAAAAACCGAGATCAAACACTAAAAATTGGTGTTATTGAGCCATCAGAGCATCACTACTACCAACCCTCTTGGACTCTGGTGGGTGGAGGCGCGTTTAATGTTCGAAATAGCAAAAGAAATACAAAAGATGTCATACCCAAAGGCGTTACTTGGATTAAAGACAAAATTATTGGATTTAACCCAGATGCGAATGAAGTAAATGTTTCGTATGGAGACCCAATTAAATATAAGTATCTTGCAGTAGCAACAGGGTTAAAAACAAA includes the following:
- a CDS encoding MBL fold metallo-hydrolase, whose amino-acid sequence is MNPVVKGFFDKDTWTVTYVVYEKPGSACIIIDSVLGYDPKSGRTHTKMADEVIEFIKKNNLKTEWILETHAHADHVTAAPYLKSKLGGRVAIGDHISIVQGVFKDIFNLEHSFVTDGSQFDHLLKDDEEIHFGNLSLKALFVPGHTPACMAYQVGDAIFVGDTMFMPDVGTARCDFPGGDAHVLYQSMKKLLSYPPQTRLFMCHDYPPNGRPVQFETTVAEEKKSNIHMHDGISEEQFIEMRTKRDVTLEMPVLILPAIQVNIRAGVFPPKESNGVSYLKIPVNGV
- a CDS encoding YeeE/YedE thiosulfate transporter family protein; protein product: MTKKVEQVKPAPYMKPLVAGILLGMVLLATFVVTGHGLGATGFTTRLTAWVGMYVAPVATNANDYLGGMVEEGKPLNAWITWQVIGVALGALTSAFFAHRIQFKMDGAKFLGGSKRPWTALFGGVLAGFGARIAAGCTSGLGLSGAAVLSLAGFTFLGTFFAVGLLTSRFLKEVK